One stretch of Methylopila sp. 73B DNA includes these proteins:
- a CDS encoding MFS transporter, with protein sequence MPQHRTVSRRAVAAWALYDAATQPVFTLLATFVFAPFFVSRLMDDPAEGQALWGVAAGTAGLIVGLATPPLGAIADRTGGRKLWIAGFSLLIVLGASALWFAVPGSAYAVPIALGGFVIATIGAECATAFTNAMMPTLAPPERIGRLSGLGWATGYVGGLIALAIALLLFSADLEDGLTLAGIAPILGLDPATSAGDRAAGPFSALWYLVFAAPLFLFTPDVAAGSPRGAVKAGLSDLWRTLKSLRRSPDLALFLAAHMLYVDGLTALFAFGGIYGAGALGWGPIETGVFGVLVIVSGIGGSLVGGWLDDRLGPERVVAWSLGLLTAAAVAIASIDRARILFVVPVTPPVPDDALFSSAPERLFIGLALVLGAASGPLQASSRSLLVRLAPKEKLTQAFGLFALSGKVTSFLGPFAVAAVTALTDSQRVGVSVLIAFFLGGAALLGAVRVPDARD encoded by the coding sequence ATGCCCCAGCACCGAACCGTCTCCCGCCGCGCGGTCGCCGCGTGGGCGCTCTACGATGCGGCGACGCAGCCCGTGTTCACCTTGCTCGCGACCTTCGTGTTCGCGCCGTTCTTCGTGTCGCGGCTGATGGACGATCCCGCGGAAGGGCAGGCGCTGTGGGGCGTCGCGGCGGGAACCGCGGGACTGATCGTGGGCCTCGCCACGCCGCCGCTCGGCGCGATCGCGGACCGAACCGGCGGCCGCAAGCTGTGGATCGCGGGGTTCTCGCTCCTGATCGTCCTCGGCGCCTCGGCTCTGTGGTTCGCGGTCCCCGGCTCGGCCTACGCGGTTCCGATCGCGCTCGGCGGGTTCGTGATCGCGACCATCGGGGCGGAATGCGCCACGGCGTTCACCAACGCCATGATGCCGACGCTGGCGCCGCCGGAGCGGATCGGCCGTCTGTCCGGCCTGGGCTGGGCGACCGGCTACGTCGGCGGCCTGATCGCCTTGGCGATCGCGCTGCTGCTGTTCTCCGCCGATCTGGAGGACGGGCTGACGCTCGCCGGGATCGCGCCGATCCTCGGGCTCGATCCCGCAACCTCCGCAGGGGATCGCGCGGCGGGCCCCTTCTCGGCGCTCTGGTACCTCGTCTTCGCCGCCCCGCTGTTCCTGTTCACGCCCGACGTGGCGGCCGGATCTCCGCGCGGCGCGGTCAAGGCGGGCTTGAGCGACCTTTGGCGGACGCTGAAGAGCCTGCGACGATCGCCGGACCTCGCGCTCTTCCTGGCCGCTCACATGCTCTACGTGGACGGGCTCACTGCCCTGTTCGCCTTCGGCGGAATCTACGGGGCGGGCGCCCTCGGCTGGGGGCCGATCGAAACCGGCGTCTTCGGGGTGCTCGTTATCGTCTCGGGGATCGGCGGATCGCTGGTCGGCGGCTGGCTCGACGACCGCCTGGGGCCGGAGCGCGTGGTTGCGTGGTCGCTCGGGCTGCTGACGGCCGCCGCGGTGGCGATCGCCTCGATCGACCGCGCGCGCATCCTGTTTGTGGTGCCGGTGACGCCCCCGGTGCCGGACGACGCGCTGTTCTCGTCCGCCCCCGAGCGGCTGTTCATCGGCCTCGCCCTGGTGCTCGGCGCGGCCTCTGGCCCGCTCCAGGCGTCCTCCCGCTCGCTGCTGGTGCGCCTCGCTCCGAAGGAAAAGCTCACGCAGGCGTTCGGCCTGTTCGCGCTGTCGGGGAAGGTCACGTCCTTCCTCGGGCCGTTCGCGGTGGCGGCCGTGACCGCGCTGACCGACAGCCAGCGGGTCGGCGTGTCGGTGCTGATCGCCTTCTTCCTCGGCGGGGCGGCGCTGCTCGGCGCCGTCCGGGTGCCCGACGCGCGGGACTAG